GAAATCAAACGAGATTCTCCAAGTAGTGGTGAGCGAACGGGGAAGAGCCTAAACCAACGAGTATAACTTGTTGGGGTAGTGGGACAGCGTGATGCGAATCGTAGAGTTAGACGAAGCATTGAAAAGATGCACCAGAGAAAGTGAAAGTCTTGTAGTCGAAAACTTGAAGATAGTAGCTGTATCCCGAGTAGCATGGGGCACGTGAAATCCCATGTGAATCAGCCGGGACCACCCGGTAAGGCTAAATACTCCTGTGTGACCGATAGCGAAACAGTACCGCGAGGGAAAGGTGAAAAGAACCCCGATAAGGGGAGTGAAAAAGAACATGAAACCGCAAGCCTACAAGCAGTGGGAGGACGATTGAACGTCTGACCGCGTGCCTGTTGAAGAATGAGCCGGCGAGTTATAAGCACTGGTAGGTTAAGTGAAAAACACCAAGCCAAAGCGAAAGCGAGTCTGAAAAGGGCGGATATATCAGTGTTTATAGACCCGAACCCTGGTGATCTAACCATGACCAGGATGAAGCTTGGGTAACACCAAGTGGAGGTCCGCACCGACCGATGTTGAAAAATCGGCGGATGAGTTGTGGTTAGGGGTGAAATGCCAATCGAACCAGGAGCTAGCTGGTTCTCCCCGAAATGTGTTGAGGCGCAGCGGTTGTGAACAACTCGGGGGGTAAAGCACTATTTCGGTGCGGGCTGCGAGAGCGGTACCAAATCGAGATAAACTCAGAATACCCGAAGAAGACACAGCCAGTGAGACGGTGGGGGATAAGCTTCATCGTCAAGAGGGAAACAGCCCAGACCACCAGCTAAGGTCCCGAAATCATCGCTAAGTGGCAAAGGAGGTGGGAGTGCATAGACAACCAGGAGGTTTGCCTAGAAGCAGCCACCCTTGAAAGAGTGCGTAATAGCTCACTGGTCAAGCGCTCCTGCGCCGAAAATGAATGGGACTAAGCGATGTACCGAAGCTGTGGGATTACATTGTAATCGGTAGGGGAGCGTTCTATACAGGAAGAAGCACTAGCGGCAAGCAGGTGTGGACAGTATAGAAGTGAGAATGTCGGCTTGAGTAGCGCAAACATTGGTGAGAATCCAATGCCCCGAAACCCCAAGGGTTCCAGAGCCAGGTTCGTCCACTCTGGGTTAGTCGGGACCTAAGGCGAGGCCGAACGGCGTAGTCGATGGACACAGGGTCAACAATCCCTGACTAAAGTATGGGAGCATTGCTAGGGACGCATGAGTGGAGGCTACACCCTAACTGGATTGGGAGGAGTTTACGAACTCCGAGTAGTCGAAATGAGTGTCAAGAAAAGCTAGTAATGTGTTGAGCATACTTTACCCGTACCCGAAACCGACACAGGTGGGGAGGTTGAGAATACCAAGGGGCGCGAGATAACTCTCTCTAAGGAACTCGGCAAAATGGCCCCGTAACTTCGGAAGAAGGGGTACCCGAGAAGTCGGGTCGCAGTGAAGAGATCCAGGCGACTGTTTACCAAAAACACAGGTCTCCGCAAACTCGTAAGAGCATGTATGGGGGCTGACGCCTGCCCAGTGCCGGAAGGTTAAGGAAGTTGGTCAGGGGGCAACCCTAAAGCTGACGACCGAAGCCCCGGTGAACGGCGGCCGTAACTATAACGGTCCTAAGGTAGCGAAATTCCTTGTCGGGTAAGTTCCGACCCGCACGAAAGGCGTAACGATCTGGATGGTGTCTCGGAGAGAGACTCGGCGAAATAGGATTGTCTGTGAAGATACGGACTACCTGCACCTGGACAGAAAGACCCTATGAAGCTTTACTGTAACCTGGAATGGTGTCCGGGCTGAGCTTGCGCAGGATAGGTGGGAGGCGTAGAGGCATTCCTTGTGGGGGATGTGGAGCCAACGGTGAGATACCACTCTAGTTCAGCTAGGATTCTAACCCGCGACCGTGAGCCGGTCGGGAGACAGTTTCAGGCGGGCAGTTTGACTGGGGCGGTCGCCTCCTAAAAGATAACGGAGGCGCGCAAAGGTTCCCTCAGCACGCTTGGAAACCGTGCGACGAGTGTAAAGGCATAAAGGGAGCTTGACTGCAACACCAACAAGTGGAGCAGGTAGGAAACTAGGCCTTAGTGATCCGACGGCGCAGCGTGGAATGGCCGTCGCTCAACGGATAAAAGTTACTCTAGGGATAACAGGCTGATCTCCCCCAAGAGTCCACATCGACGGGGAGGTTTGGCACCTCGATGTCGGCTCATCGCAACCTGGGGCGGAAGTACGTCCCAAGGGTTGGGCTGTTCGCCCATTAAAGCGGTACGTGAGCTGGGTTCAGAACGTCGTGAGACAGTTCGGTCCATATCCGGTGCAGGCGTAAGAGTATTGAGAGGAGCCTTCCTTAGTACGAGAGGACCGGGAAGGACGCACCGCTGGTGTACCAGTTATTGTGCCAACAGTAGACGCTGGGTAGCCATGTGCGGAGCGGATAACCGCTGAAAGCATCTAAGTGGGAAGCCCACCTCAAGATGAGTACTCTCATGGAGCAATCCAGTAAGGTCACAGGTAGAACACCTGTTTATAGGCTCTAAGTGGAAGTGCAGTAATGTATGAAGCTGAGGAGTACTAACAGACCGAGGGCTTGACCTCACCTTTAACATTGTTTCGCTTCAACATTCTATGCAGTCTTCAGGGTTTTGTTGATTGCTAATTGCTCATTGGTAATAGCTCCAACTAAATATTACCAATTACCAATTACCCATTAGCCTTTCCTGGTGTCTATGGCGCGGTGGAACCACTCTGAACCCTTCCCGAACTCAGTTGTGAAACGCTGCTGCGGCGACGATAGTTGGAGGGTTGCCTCCTGTCAAAATAGCTCGATGCCAGGACTTTTTTTCATACAAAAGCCGCCTCTACTCAATAAAAATAGAGGGGGCTTTTGTTTTAATTGCCAACCAAAAATATAACTAATACTAATTCTCTAAAGCAGGTTAACAGATGAGAAAATGATTATAAAAAAACGCTGACTGTGGAGAATAAAAGGTTTCGATGGTGGCAAGAAGGTTAAAAGAGTATTTTCTGACCTGGGTAGTGAAAATTGGTTTACTAGAAAAACCTGAGTTCGGGTTAAGAATTTTAAGATAAAAGTCATTCCATCTGAAGGCAGGGTTTCGTAGGTTGATGGCAATAAGCGATTAATCCACAGAAAACATTAACACAAAAATTCACCGGACTTCGGGGTCTTGAATATTCAATTCAATTTGAGAAATGTTCTTGTGTTGGTCATTATTGGTTTCAACGATGGAGCGTTTACGGGATAAAAGCTTGTCATGGAGAAGCTAATCGCTTGTTTTTCATGTTGCGACGGGGTTTGGCAAAAAATTGAATACCGAAGTCTTCTCAAAGTTGAGTAGCCAGTTTTTGAGAGACATAACTGATACCCGTACAAGTTACAAAACAATATTTGAGATAGGCGCACAAGTTTACTAAGTTGACATCCTCTCCCGCTAAAGATGCGGTGTAGCGGGAGATTCCCAAGACTCACGACTTGGGTTTCTGTTTCTTTCCCTTACGGGTTTTTTGCAACTGCCCTCTAGACTTATGCCCATCAGGTCTTATGTTCGCTCCACAGACTGCAACGGTGTGTCCCACCGCCAAAATATTTCTAGCTGCATTGATATCCCGGTCGTGGTACGTCCCACAGTTGGGACAGCCCACTCCCTGACATTCAACGGCAGTTTATCAACAACGTGACCGCAATGCCCACAGCGTTTAGAACTGGGGAACCATCGGTCAATTTTTACCAAGGTTCGACCGTACCACGCTTGCTTGTACTCCAGTTGCCTCACCAGTTCTCCCCATGCAGCATCACTGATAGCACGGGCAAGTTTAGGATTTTTGACCATGTTCTTAACCGCCAAGTCCTCAACTACTATCGTTTGGTTTTCACGAATCAGTCGAGTAGTCAGTTTATGCAAATGGTCTTTTCTTGCATCAGAAATTTTAGATTGAAGACGAGCTACTTTGAGTCTTGCTTTATCTCGGTTGCGAGAGGCTTTTTGTTTACGGCTCAAAGACTTCTGTGCTTTCCTCAAATGCTTGATAGTACTTGTCAAATGCCTTGGGGTTAGCAATCTTTTCGCCTGTACTCAGAGTCACAAGAGAGCTAATCCCGACATCCAGCCCAACAGCACTATCAAGTGGCTGCATGGTTTGGTCAGTCGGATCATTGATTCGCAAACTGACAAACCAGCGTCCAGAAGGTTCAAGCCTAACTGTGATGGTACTAGGTTCACATCCCTTTGGAAGTTGCCTAGACCATTTAATCGGCAATGGTTCAGAACACTTTGCCAAGTAGACCTGCCCATCCTTCCATCGGAAAGCGGACTTGGTAAACTCTGCGCTACCACCACTACGTTTCTTTTTGAAGTTAGGGTATTTTGCCCTACCCGCAAAGAAGTTAGTGAAAGCTGTTTGCAGATGTCTCAAGCCTTGTTGCAGTGGTACACAGCTAACCTCGTTCAAAAACTGGAGGTCTTCAACTTTTTTCCACTGCGTCAGCATAGCAGAAGATTGAACGTAATCAACCTTCTCCTGTCTGGAGTACCAAGCCTCGGTTCTCGCCGCCAAAGCCTTGTTAAAAACCAACCACACACAGCCAATCGTCCGGCGCAATATTAGTTCTTGCTCGGCAGTTGGATAGACTCTGTAACGGTAGGCTTTTTCCATATCTCACATTTTACCATTAAATCTGTGAAATACGTACAACCCGCTATGCACTCCTGTTCACTTACTCACTCGTCGCTCACCCCATCACCTGTTGCTGCTTTGCAGCAATTTGATTCAGGGGTGAAGCTTCTCGCTCGTCCCCATTCCTCTCACCGCCAAACTGCGTTGTGGCGGGAGTCTCCTGGGGGTGTTAGATGATTTGCTAGTATTTACAGATGCGCCAGAAAATCAAGATTTAGGCATTGTTAAACGCCAACGAATGTGTAGGATGCACTACACTTAATTAAGAAAGATCCAGTGCAATTCCTTTGATTGTCAGGTGCAAACCTTTTTTGTCTCTATATTGAACCAAAATATATTCTGTAGGCAAGAAGGACACAAACTGGCTAAATTGTTATAAAAAAAGTTTAAAGTGGAGTAATTAGCCTCAACAACCTTAACAAGAGGATAATCTTCTCCTGCTGTACATGAACACGCTCAAGTTATAAGATTCCTTGTGCAATCTCAAAAACCCGAAAAACTTGATTTTAATAGCGAGTACCCCTGTCCCTGTCGTCGTCGGGGACGATTAGTTCCGATTACCCTTACAGAAGCATTTGGATGTGATCGCTGTCAGCAAATCTTTGTAGTAGAAGATAATGGTTTTGTGCTAGAACAGCTTTCTACTACCTATCCTTACAAACGTGCGTGGCGCTGGACAGGTTCTAGCTGGCAAGTTGTCCATCCGCGTTTAGGAGAAAGCTATCTGCCGGTAGCGCTTGGCATTATTTTCGTGTTAGTGATTATATGGTTGCCATTAGCACTACGATTGGCAAGTGGTTCAAGTATAATCGCTTGGGCAATGGTGGCAGTACTATTGGCAATTTTACCCGCACTGATGGTCTGGCTTACCTACAGACGTTGATTCAATGACAGTGGATGCTTTTGATGATAGTCCCGAAGCAATCTCCAGCACTAAACGTGCTTATGCTGCTTCTTTAAAGTTAGGAATTACCAAAGGGACAGATCGCAGTCGTGCCGTTTTGGCGATGGCAGAGGCGATCAAACGTTCTTTTGATGACATTCTGGAAGCCAATACTTTGGATCTAGAGGCTAGTCGGGAAATGGCCATACCAGATTTGATTTTGGATTGGTTGAAGCTAACACCAAAACGTCTGGAAGCGACTGTAGAGATTTTGCAACGACTAGGAGAATTGTCAGATCCACTGCGGCGAGTGCGTAGTGCTGACTACCAACTGGAAGACTCTCAGACTTACACGCAACTAATGCCTCTGGGTGTAATCGCATTTATTTATGAAGCATTTCCAGAGTTAGGGGCGATCGCCGCGGGTTTATGCATCAAAACGGGTAATTGTTTGATCCTTAAAGGTGGTACAGAAGCTAGCCACTCTAACGCAGTGATCGCTGATGCCTTACAAGCTGGTATTGCCGACGCTGGTTTGCCCCTTGGTTGTATAGAATTGATCCAGACTGAACATGGTGCTTCAATTCGTGATTTGGTCAGTCAAGACAATTACTTAAACTTAGTCATTCCCTACGGACGTGCTAGCTTAGTACAGCAAGTAGTAAGACAATCTACAGCACCAGTACTGAGATCAGCAATGGGTAATTGTTACCTGTATTGGTCACTCAATGGCAGCTTAGAAATGGTGCGTTGGATGATTGTAGATAGCCATTGTAGTCAACCAGATCCAGTGAATGCGATCGAAAAAGTTTTGATTCATCGGCAAGCTATGCCATCGTCTTTAATTACCCTGTGGAACAGCTTGCAAGAAAAAGGCTTTGAAATTAGAGGAGACACAGAATTAGTAGAAGCCTTTGGGCAGTTACAACTAGCTAAAGATGGGGAATGGGGAAGTGCTTATTTAACTAAAACAATAGCTTTTAAACTAGTGGATAGCTTAGAGGCTGCGATCGCTTGGATTAATCAGTACAGCAGTGGTCACGCCGACTGCATCGTCACAGAATCCTATCAGGAAAGTCGGCAGTTTGCCTTAGGAGTCAACAGCGCCTCTAGTTACATCAATGCTTCCCCCCGTTTTACCCGTAACCCTGCACGGGGAGATGGCGTGTTTTTGGGTATGTCCAATCAGAAAGGCCATCGACGTGGTTTTATCAGCTTAGAAAGCCTGACTACGGTCAAACATATCGTGCAGGGGAACGGAAGGTTTTAGAAAATGATGGGGTGATGGGGTGATGGGGTGTAGTATTTTCTCCCCATCTCCCCAACTCCCTATCTCCCCACCATCCTATTTATTGTCTGCCAACTTCACATTCGTGGCTAGACCAAGTGCTTGTAGGAACTTAACTGTCATCCAAGTCATGTCAATTTCCCACCATTGCAGTCCGTGACGTGCGGAATACTGAAAGGCATGGTGGTTATTGTGCCAACCTTCACCGTAAGTTAATAAAGCAACCCACCAACAATTTGTTGAGCGATCGCCTGATTCATAAGTACGATAGCCAAATTTGTGGGTAGCACTATTGACCAACCAGGTGCAGTGCCATACGAAAACTAGGCGAACAAAAACTCCCCAGATTACAAAAGGCCAGCCACCCAGCAAAAACAGTACTACACCTAGAGCTACTTGGAGCCAAATTAAATTATTTTGGAAAAACTGATAAACTGGGTCATCGCCAATATCTTTCGTAAAGCGAGGTACTTCTGGCTGAAGTGGTGAATGAAAGAACATCCAACCCATGTGACTCCACCAGAAGCCTTTGTTGGAATCATGGGGATCTAACTCCTTATCTGAGTACAAATGATGCATCCGATGCATACCGACCCATTCTATTGGGCCTCCTTCGCAGGAAAGGGTTCCACACAAAACAAGGAAGTATTCTAGCCACTTAGGGGTTTGAAAACTACGGTGGGTGACGAGGCGGTGATAGCCCAGAGTAATACCTAAGCCACCTGTTACCCAATGGAGAAACAAGCACACACCAACTGCTTTCCAGCTAAAGAAACCGGGAAACAGAGCCAGCAACGCAGCAGCGTGCAAAACAGTCAAGAATGTAATGTGTACTAAATGGCTTCGGGATTTTGTTGATGTAGCAATTGTCATGCAGTAACCTGAATAGGAATTGTTCAGCCTAGTCTGCGCGATCCTTAAATCCGCATATTATGTTTTTTTTGTGAATGAGGAACTAATGAACAGCTTGGAACAGCTGCGGCAAGCAGAACAGGCACTGTTACAGATTTTTTCTGGAATTGACGCTCAGGTCAAGAGAAACCTTTACAGAGTGTTAAGTGCTTTTCGTCATCATCGAGTCGGCGCTCACCATTTTGCAGGTGTCACAGGATACGGTCATGATGATTTAGGGCGAGAAACTTTAGACAAAGTGTTTGCCGAAGTTATGGGCGCAGAGGCGGCGGCTGTGCGAGTACAGTTTGTATCTGGAACTCACGCGATCGCTTGTGCCTTATTTGGTGTCCTCCGTCCTGGTGATGAAGTACTCTCGGTGGCTGGCCCTCCTTACGACACATTGGAAGAAGTGATAGGTTTACGGGGTCATGGTCAAGGCTCCCTTATAGAGTTTGGCATTCGCTATCGCCAATTGGATCTTACCCCAGAAGGAACAGTGGATTGGCAAGCTTTAAGCCGAGCGGTGGAGGATAACACTACTTTAGTTATAATTCAGCGCTCTTGTGGTTATTCTTGGCGTTCTAGTCTGTCAATTGCCGATATTGAAAAAATTATTAATTTAGTCAAGCAGCAAAATCCCAACACAATTTGTTTTGTTGATAATTGCTACGGCGAATTTATAGAAACCAGTGAACCTACCCATGTCGGTGCTGATTTAATGGCGGGTTCCTTGATTAAAAACCCTGGTGGAACTATTGTCACAGCTGGCGGTTACGTTGCTGGTCGTGCTGATTTGGTAGAAGCGGCTGCGTGTCGGCTGACTGCCCCTGGTATCGGTAGTTACGGCGGTGCGACCTTTGACCAAAATCGCCTCCTCTTCCAAGGCTTATTTCTCGCGCCTCAGATGGTAGGAGAAGCCATGAAAGGTACGCACTTAACAGGTTTTGTTTTTGACAAACTTGGTTATCCAGTTAATCCCGCACCCTTTGCTCCTCGACGTGATGTGATCCAGGCAATTAGACTCGGTTCTGCCGAGAAGTTAATTGCATTTTGTAAGGCAATACAACAAAATTCACCCATTGGTTCTTATCTAGACCCCATTCCTGATCAAATGCCAGGTTACGAAAGCAAAGTCGTCATGGCTGGCGGGACATTTATTGAGGGTAGCACATTAGAGTTCTCAGCTGACGGGCCATTACGAGAACCGTATGTCGTTTACTGTCAAGGCGGCACCCATTGGACTCATGTGGCGATCGCTTTAGAAGCCGCAATTGAGGCAGTAGGAGCAGCAAACTAAGGAACGCGAATTAAACAAAATACACAACCTCACCCCCATCCCCTCTCCTTACTAAGGAGAGGGGTGCCGTAGGCGGGGTGAGGTTCAAATACTCGATGACGAGATTATAATACTCGTCGACGAAGCTCAAACACTCAGCGACGAGTCTCAAACACTCAGCGACGAAGTTCCAATACTTGACAACAAAGCTCAAATACTCAGCGACGAGGTTCCAACACTCATTTATCAAGCTCCAATACTCATCGACGAAGTTCCAATACTCGACAACAAAGCTCAAACACTCAGCGACGAAGTTCCAACACTCATTTATCAAGCTCAAACACTCATTAACGAGGTTTCAACAACTCATTGACGAGATTCCAACACTCATTCATCAAGCTCAAACACCCCTCACACTCCTCACACTCCCCATCTCCCCATCTCCCCATCTCCCCACCTCCCCATCTCATCGGCACGCCTCATTCGGCACATCAGGATGGCTAGCAAAATAATCCCTCAGCCAATTGCACCCCCGCGCCAGCAGTTCATCTATACCTTCAACCGGACGCAACTGCACAGTATTATCTACAACAACCGCTATTAACTTACCATCTGGGTTAAGCACTCCGTCTCCACCCTGATATTCAGCCAACTGCTGCCAATCATTCCCTACCTGCGTCCATAAGCGCACAACGCCGTCATTTGATGCAGTAGCAACAGTCTTGCCATTGGGATTAAACAACACGTTGTAGACCTCACCATTATGCTTGAAGGTAGCAATTTGTTTGCCTTGAAGATTCCACAACTTGGCTGTGTTATCACTTGATGCAGTAGCAACAGTCTTGCCATCCGGGCTAAACACCACGTTGTAGACCTCATCGTTATGCTTAAGGGTGGCAATTTGTTGGCCTTTGAAATTCCACAACTTGGCTGTGTTGTCACTTGATGCAGTCGCAATAGTTTTGCCATCTGGGCTAAACATCACATCGTAGACCTTACCGTTATGCTTGAGGGTGGCAATTTGTTTGCCTTGGAGATTCCACAACTTGGCTGTGTGATCACTTGATAACTTGGTTATGTCATCACCTGATGCAGTCGCAACAGCGTTGCCATCGGGGCTAAACACCACGTTGTTGACCGAACCATCATTATGATTGAGGGTGGCAATTTGTTTGCCTTGAAGATTCCACAATTTAGCTGTGTTGTAACTTGATGCAGCAACAGTGTTGCCATCGGGGCTAAACATCACATCGTAGACCGAACTATCATGCTTGAAGGTGGCAATTTGTTTGCCTTGGAGATTCCACAACTTGGCTGTGACGCCTGCTGATACAGTCGCCACAGTCTTGCCATTCGGGCTAAACACTACGTAGTAGACCAAACTATCATGCTTGAAGGTGGCAATTTGTTTGCCTTGGAGATTCCACAACTTGGCTGTGACGCCTGCTGATGCAGTCGCAATAGTTTTGCCATCTGGGCTAAACATCACATCGTAGACCGAACTATCATGCTTGAAGGTGGCAATTTGTTTGCCTTGGAGATTCCACAACTTAGCTGTCTTATCAATTGATGCAGTCGCAATAGTTTTGCCATCCGGGCTAAACACTACGTTGGAGACCTCACCATTATGCTTGAAGGTGGCAATTTGTTTACCTTGGAGATTCCACAACTTGGCTGTTCTGTCAAATGATGCAGTGGCAAGACTGTTGCCATCCGGGCTAAACACTAAGTTGGAGACCGCATCGTTATCCTTGAAGGTGGCAATTTGTTTGCCTTGAAGATTCCACAACTTGGCTGTGTTGTCATCTGATGCAGTCGTCACAGTCTTGCCATCGGGGCTAAACACCACGTCGGAGACCGAACTATTATGCTTGAGAGTGGCAATTTGTTTGCCTTGAAGATTCCAAAGCTTGGCTGTGCCGTCAGCTGATGCAGTCGTCACAGTCTTGCCATCGGGGCTAAACACCACGTCGGAGACCGAACTATTATGCTTGAAGGTGGCAATTTGTTTGCCTTGAAGATTCCAAAGCTTGGCTGTGCCGTCAGCTGATGCAGTCGCAATAGTCTTGCCATCGGGGCTAAACACCACTTTGAAAACCCAACGATTATGCTTGAGGATGGCAATTTCTTGACCTTGGAGATTCCAAAGCTTGGCTGTGCCGTCATTTGATGCAGTAGCAACAGTCTTGCCATTGGGATTAAACAACACGTTGTAGACCTCACCATTATGCTTGAAGGTAGCAATTTGTTTGCCTTGAAGATTCCACAACTTGGCTGTGCCGTCAGCTGATGCAGTCGCAATAGTTTTGCCATCGGGGCTAAACACCACGTTGTTGACCGAATCGTTATGCTTGAGGGTGGTAATTTGTTTGCCTTGCAGGTTCCACAACTTGGCTGTGCCGTCAGCTGATGCAGTCGCAATAGTTTTGCCATCGGGGCTAAACACCACGTCGGAGACCACACCGTTATGCCTTAACTGATTTTTCGGCGTTGCTGAATAAAGGTATGTTTTAGGCAGGTAAGGGAACAGAACGATATTTGAGGTAGTGCAATAACAATCGAACAGAGTATCTCAGCATTTCCTCAGTTTTGGAATAACATAAAGTTTTACGATGAAGACGAGCCAAATAATGTCTAAGCCTTGTGTTTTCATTTTCGACTCGTGTCATGTAGGTCTTACTCACAATTTGGTCACCATCAGGAACAAAACAAGGGTAAACAGGGTATCCATCTGTGACGTAAAAATAACTCTGCCAACACTGGACAATGTTCCATAACTGTTGGAAAGTAGTCGAACTACGATCACCTAAAACCCAAGCAAGAATACCTTGAGTAAAGTGATTTACCGCCGTCCACAACCAGATTTTATTTTTTGAACCAATAAATGTTTCTAATTCATCTAGTTCTCCCACCTGCGGAATTTCCTTTGAATTTGGTGTATCCGCCAATTGTGTACCCACTCGTTTAACCCAATGAATAATGGTAGTATGATGAACGTTTTTCACCCTTTCAATTCCACGAAATCCCATACCATTGACGTACATTTTTAGGCATTCTTGTTTGATTTCATCCGAGTAGCCCCTGGGTGGTTTATAGACATCAATGAATTGACGACCACAATCACAGCAAATGTGATTCTGTTTACCTCTTTTCTTTCCATTCTTACGGTTATGACAAGATCCACAGCGTGGACATTCCATGATTAATTGACCTCAATTCATACCGCTATTATGCAACGCCGATTTTTCTCATGAATATTTTCGAGAGTAGTTTGCAAAGCTAATAGAGGGCTGACGGTTGGATATTCTGTGAATGAGCGATGATCTTTGACTATTTGTTTTAGCTCTTTTACAGATTGTGTTGCCTCGACTAAATTATCAATACTAATAAACTCAGACGATCGCAACAAACGCGCAGATGATTGTTCCAACTTTGTTACAGTTTGCGCTGTCCTAAATTGTTGCCAACCAAATCCAGCCAATGCTAAAGAAATAACTGCCGCAGTTGTAGTCCCAAATAAAATCCGCCTCGCCTTCTTTTGGGCATTTGCTAATACCTGATTCGCTTCCCTTTCCGTCTCTAAAGCCTTTTCCGCCTGTTGTCGCGCCTGTGCCAAAAGTTGATTTGCTTCCTGTTCTGCTACCAAAGCGCGTTGGACTTCTCGTTTATCAAATTCCTGACTCGCAGACAAATACTGATAATCCACACTACTCAAACTTTTGCCAGTCGCCCACTGTAGAGCTTCTTGCAAAGCTTGTCCCCGCAATAAACGCGATTCATCTTCACACTCAGAAGCCATCCAAGCATTAATTTCACTCGCATAAGGGCGGAGTTTTGCTAACTGTTGTTCACACCACTCCTGATTAAATACTTCTTGAT
Above is a genomic segment from Fischerella sp. JS2 containing:
- a CDS encoding RNA-guided endonuclease TnpB family protein — encoded protein: MLTPRHLTSTIKHLRKAQKSLSRKQKASRNRDKARLKVARLQSKISDARKDHLHKLTTRLIRENQTIVVEDLAVKNMVKNPKLARAISDAAWGELVRQLEYKQAWYGRTLVKIDRWFPSSKRCGHCGHVVDKLPLNVREWAVPTVGRTTTGISMQLEIFWRWDTPLQSVERT
- a CDS encoding transposase, with product MEKAYRYRVYPTAEQELILRRTIGCVWLVFNKALAARTEAWYSRQEKVDYVQSSAMLTQWKKVEDLQFLNEVSCVPLQQGLRHLQTAFTNFFAGRAKYPNFKKKRSGGSAEFTKSAFRWKDGQVYLAKCSEPLPIKWSRQLPKGCEPSTITVRLEPSGRWFVSLRINDPTDQTMQPLDSAVGLDVGISSLVTLSTGEKIANPKAFDKYYQAFEESTEVFEP
- a CDS encoding glutamate-5-semialdehyde dehydrogenase, which translates into the protein MTVDAFDDSPEAISSTKRAYAASLKLGITKGTDRSRAVLAMAEAIKRSFDDILEANTLDLEASREMAIPDLILDWLKLTPKRLEATVEILQRLGELSDPLRRVRSADYQLEDSQTYTQLMPLGVIAFIYEAFPELGAIAAGLCIKTGNCLILKGGTEASHSNAVIADALQAGIADAGLPLGCIELIQTEHGASIRDLVSQDNYLNLVIPYGRASLVQQVVRQSTAPVLRSAMGNCYLYWSLNGSLEMVRWMIVDSHCSQPDPVNAIEKVLIHRQAMPSSLITLWNSLQEKGFEIRGDTELVEAFGQLQLAKDGEWGSAYLTKTIAFKLVDSLEAAIAWINQYSSGHADCIVTESYQESRQFALGVNSASSYINASPRFTRNPARGDGVFLGMSNQKGHRRGFISLESLTTVKHIVQGNGRF
- a CDS encoding acyl-CoA desaturase; protein product: MTIATSTKSRSHLVHITFLTVLHAAALLALFPGFFSWKAVGVCLFLHWVTGGLGITLGYHRLVTHRSFQTPKWLEYFLVLCGTLSCEGGPIEWVGMHRMHHLYSDKELDPHDSNKGFWWSHMGWMFFHSPLQPEVPRFTKDIGDDPVYQFFQNNLIWLQVALGVVLFLLGGWPFVIWGVFVRLVFVWHCTWLVNSATHKFGYRTYESGDRSTNCWWVALLTYGEGWHNNHHAFQYSARHGLQWWEIDMTWMTVKFLQALGLATNVKLADNK
- a CDS encoding methionine gamma-lyase family protein, with translation MNSLEQLRQAEQALLQIFSGIDAQVKRNLYRVLSAFRHHRVGAHHFAGVTGYGHDDLGRETLDKVFAEVMGAEAAAVRVQFVSGTHAIACALFGVLRPGDEVLSVAGPPYDTLEEVIGLRGHGQGSLIEFGIRYRQLDLTPEGTVDWQALSRAVEDNTTLVIIQRSCGYSWRSSLSIADIEKIINLVKQQNPNTICFVDNCYGEFIETSEPTHVGADLMAGSLIKNPGGTIVTAGGYVAGRADLVEAAACRLTAPGIGSYGGATFDQNRLLFQGLFLAPQMVGEAMKGTHLTGFVFDKLGYPVNPAPFAPRRDVIQAIRLGSAEKLIAFCKAIQQNSPIGSYLDPIPDQMPGYESKVVMAGGTFIEGSTLEFSADGPLREPYVVYCQGGTHWTHVAIALEAAIEAVGAAN
- a CDS encoding WD40 repeat domain-containing protein, whose product is MFDCYCTTSNIVLFPYLPKTYLYSATPKNQLRHNGVVSDVVFSPDGKTIATASADGTAKLWNLQGKQITTLKHNDSVNNVVFSPDGKTIATASADGTAKLWNLQGKQIATFKHNGEVYNVLFNPNGKTVATASNDGTAKLWNLQGQEIAILKHNRWVFKVVFSPDGKTIATASADGTAKLWNLQGKQIATFKHNSSVSDVVFSPDGKTVTTASADGTAKLWNLQGKQIATLKHNSSVSDVVFSPDGKTVTTASDDNTAKLWNLQGKQIATFKDNDAVSNLVFSPDGNSLATASFDRTAKLWNLQGKQIATFKHNGEVSNVVFSPDGKTIATASIDKTAKLWNLQGKQIATFKHDSSVYDVMFSPDGKTIATASAGVTAKLWNLQGKQIATFKHDSLVYYVVFSPNGKTVATVSAGVTAKLWNLQGKQIATFKHDSSVYDVMFSPDGNTVAASSYNTAKLWNLQGKQIATLNHNDGSVNNVVFSPDGNAVATASGDDITKLSSDHTAKLWNLQGKQIATLKHNGKVYDVMFSPDGKTIATASSDNTAKLWNFKGQQIATLKHNDEVYNVVFSPDGKTVATASSDNTAKLWNLQGKQIATFKHNGEVYNVLFNPNGKTVATASNDGVVRLWTQVGNDWQQLAEYQGGDGVLNPDGKLIAVVVDNTVQLRPVEGIDELLARGCNWLRDYFASHPDVPNEACR
- a CDS encoding IS1 family transposase, producing the protein MECPRCGSCHNRKNGKKRGKQNHICCDCGRQFIDVYKPPRGYSDEIKQECLKMYVNGMGFRGIERVKNVHHTTIIHWVKRVGTQLADTPNSKEIPQVGELDELETFIGSKNKIWLWTAVNHFTQGILAWVLGDRSSTTFQQLWNIVQCWQSYFYVTDGYPVYPCFVPDGDQIVSKTYMTRVENENTRLRHYLARLHRKTLCYSKTEEMLRYSVRLLLHYLKYRSVPLPA